Genomic segment of Paucidesulfovibrio longus DSM 6739:
ATCCTCCGGGACGCGGGCATTCCCGTGGGCGCGAGCATGGTGGCCACCATCCTTTCCGCATTTTTCGGCACGCTGGCCATGGGGCTCTATGCCAACCGTCCCCTGGCCGTGGCCCCCTACATGGGCGAGAACGCCTTCATCGCCTACACGGTCTGCGGGGTGCTCGGCTATTCCTGGCAGACGGCCCTCGGCGCCATTTTCATCAGCGGCGTGCTGTTCATGCTCATCACCCTCTTCGGCGTCCGGCAATGGCTGGTGCGCTCCATTCCCAAGAGCCTGAAGCAGGGCTTCACCATCGGCATCGGCCTGTTTCTGACCTTCATCGGACTGATGACCACCGGGGTCATCACCCAGAGCGCGGCCCCCGGCGTTCCCGTCAGTCTCGGCAATTTCGGGGACATGAACGTCTTCCTGGCCGTGTGCGGCTTCGTGCTCATGTCCGCGCTGATGGCCTGGCGCACTCCCGGCGCGATCATCATCGGCATCCTGGTGATCTCGGCCATGGCCTTCGGCATCAGCGCGGCCCCGATTCCCGAGCATTGGTTCGGCCTGCCGCCCTCCCTGGGCGAGACCTTCCTGGCGATGGATGTTGGCGGGGCGCTGGCCTGGGGCTTCTTTTCCGTGATCCTGACCGTGCTGGTCATGGATTTCGTGGACACCATGGGCACGCTGCACGCCGTGCATCAGGCGGGAGGCATGCTCGACGAGAACGGCGACGTGCCCGACATCAGGAAGCCGCTGCTCGTGGACGCCATGACCACGGTGGTGGCGGCCTGCCTGGGCACGACCAGCGCCGGAGTCTACATCGAGTCCGCCACGGGCATCGAGTCCGGCGGGCGCACGGGCCTGACGGCCGTG
This window contains:
- a CDS encoding NCS2 family permease, coding for MLAALDRWFKVRNSGSTVPRELVAGLTTFVTMSYIIVVNPLILRDAGIPVGASMVATILSAFFGTLAMGLYANRPLAVAPYMGENAFIAYTVCGVLGYSWQTALGAIFISGVLFMLITLFGVRQWLVRSIPKSLKQGFTIGIGLFLTFIGLMTTGVITQSAAPGVPVSLGNFGDMNVFLAVCGFVLMSALMAWRTPGAIIIGILVISAMAFGISAAPIPEHWFGLPPSLGETFLAMDVGGALAWGFFSVILTVLVMDFVDTMGTLHAVHQAGGMLDENGDVPDIRKPLLVDAMTTVVAACLGTTSAGVYIESATGIESGGRTGLTAVVTALLFLLALFMAPLLTAVPACAYGPSLVVVGMLMMSGAGDMNFKSMDELLPAFLTLVLMSFTYNIGIGMTAGFVAYPVMKILVGKPEEVPAGMWVLSAISLLFFLFYPH